A DNA window from Barnesiella intestinihominis YIT 11860 contains the following coding sequences:
- a CDS encoding co-chaperone GroES, with amino-acid sequence MKIKPLADRVLVLPAPAEEKTIGGIIIPDSAKEKPLKGKVIAIGNGTKDEEMVVKPDDTVLYGKYAGTEIELDGEKYLIMKQSDILAIL; translated from the coding sequence ATGAAGATTAAACCATTAGCAGACAGAGTATTGGTACTTCCAGCTCCCGCAGAAGAAAAAACAATCGGTGGTATTATTATCCCCGATTCGGCAAAGGAAAAACCCCTCAAAGGTAAAGTGATCGCCATTGGTAATGGTACGAAGGACGAAGAAATGGTGGTAAAACCCGACGATACTGTTTTATATGGCAAATATGCAGGTACCGAAATCGAGTTAGATGGTGAGAAATATCTGATCATGAAACAATCCGATATTTTAGCTATTCTTTAA
- a CDS encoding universal stress protein produces MKKDRLITLAIHTYPKALILKGVLESQGIAVVIQNVNLLKPVISPGVRVRIHEKDLPHALEILETDPVFGKSEISDKPQKNRILIPIDFSDYSLQACRLGFDFAATHQAEVVLLHTFLSPFSTGSLSLTETISYELKESEEHKLLFAKANREMANFCEKLQRLMTDGDFPFAPFIYRVCEGVPEDTIILMAKELNPSLIVMGSRGKTRKEIDLIGSVTAEVVDSGNFPVFAVPEGFTHTCMNEIKNIAFFTNFDQQDLISLDTFMRLFENYSFGIMFLHLTEKSDAWTEIKLAGIRDYCQSHYPGREIDYKIIGEENFLDNVEKLFHESAIDVMVVPNRKRNIFARLFNPSIAHKMLFHTDTPLIAIPS; encoded by the coding sequence ATGAAAAAAGACAGGTTGATAACGTTGGCGATTCATACTTATCCAAAGGCTCTTATTTTAAAGGGCGTTTTGGAAAGTCAAGGAATAGCTGTCGTAATTCAGAATGTCAATTTATTAAAACCAGTTATATCTCCGGGGGTGCGAGTGCGAATTCATGAGAAAGATTTGCCTCACGCCCTCGAGATTTTAGAAACCGATCCAGTGTTTGGAAAATCAGAAATTTCTGACAAACCACAGAAAAATAGGATTCTTATACCTATCGATTTCTCTGATTATTCTTTACAGGCATGTCGATTAGGTTTTGATTTTGCGGCTACCCATCAAGCAGAAGTTGTATTACTACATACTTTTTTATCTCCTTTCTCCACAGGGTCACTCTCCTTGACAGAGACAATCTCCTATGAATTAAAAGAGAGTGAAGAACATAAACTATTATTCGCAAAGGCCAATCGGGAGATGGCAAACTTTTGCGAAAAATTGCAGCGATTGATGACAGATGGAGATTTTCCTTTTGCACCATTCATTTATAGGGTGTGTGAAGGTGTCCCTGAAGATACGATAATCTTAATGGCTAAGGAGTTGAATCCATCGCTCATAGTCATGGGTTCAAGGGGAAAAACTCGTAAAGAGATCGATCTAATAGGGAGTGTCACGGCAGAAGTAGTAGATTCCGGTAATTTCCCGGTGTTCGCTGTCCCAGAAGGATTTACTCATACTTGTATGAACGAAATAAAAAACATTGCTTTTTTTACTAATTTCGATCAACAGGATTTAATCTCTCTGGACACGTTCATGCGTTTATTCGAAAACTATTCGTTTGGTATAATGTTTTTACACTTAACGGAAAAAAGCGATGCATGGACAGAAATTAAATTAGCTGGTATTCGAGACTACTGTCAATCTCATTATCCGGGAAGAGAAATAGATTATAAGATTATCGGTGAGGAAAATTTTTTAGATAACGTAGAAAAACTTTTTCATGAATCGGCCATAGATGTTATGGTTGTTCCCAATCGTAAACGAAATATATTTGCACGTCTTTTCAATCCGAGTATCGCTCACAAAATGTTATTTCACACCGACACTCCATTAATAGCCATTCCTTCTTGA